A single Roseomonas gilardii DNA region contains:
- a CDS encoding sterol desaturase family protein — MYGPWRGGRSFDLGRMTLRELVVAYAAHPAIHLYGLLAIVSAGLSVHWAEGALRPALAVAATILAYPLAWYAIHRFILHSRFLYRSPLTAALWKRVHFDHHQDPHRLDVLFGAPVTTVPTILVILIPVGWLIGGAAGAAAACAAGFVITCIYEFCHCIQHLNFKPRSRLLRRMKELHLAHHFHHEGGNYGITSFVVDRALGTYYGEVRQRPRSPHVFNLGYDREEAKRFPWVEKLTGAPPRDRPARPDARPDRAA; from the coding sequence ATGTACGGTCCCTGGCGGGGCGGGCGCAGTTTCGATCTGGGGCGGATGACGCTCCGGGAGCTGGTCGTGGCCTATGCGGCGCATCCGGCGATCCACCTGTATGGGCTGCTCGCCATCGTCTCGGCCGGGCTTTCCGTGCACTGGGCGGAAGGGGCGCTGCGGCCGGCGCTGGCGGTGGCCGCCACGATCCTGGCCTATCCGCTGGCCTGGTACGCCATCCACCGCTTCATCCTGCATTCGCGCTTCCTCTACCGCTCCCCGCTGACGGCGGCGCTGTGGAAGCGCGTGCATTTCGACCACCACCAGGACCCGCATCGGCTGGACGTGCTCTTCGGCGCGCCGGTGACGACGGTGCCGACCATCCTGGTCATCCTGATCCCCGTCGGCTGGCTGATCGGCGGCGCGGCCGGCGCGGCGGCGGCCTGTGCGGCGGGCTTCGTGATCACCTGCATCTACGAGTTCTGCCACTGCATCCAGCACCTGAACTTCAAGCCGCGGAGCCGGCTGCTGCGGCGGATGAAGGAGCTGCACCTCGCACATCATTTCCACCACGAGGGCGGGAATTACGGGATCACCAGCTTCGTTGTCGATCGCGCCCTCGGCACCTATTACGGCGAGGTGCGGCAGCGGCCGCGCAGCCCGCATGTCTTCAACCTGGGCTATGACCGCGAGGAAGCGAAGCGCTTCCCCTGGGTGGAGAAGCTGACCGGCGCGCCGCCGCGCGACCGGCCCGCACGCCCGGATGCCCGTCCGGACAGGGCGGCGTGA
- a CDS encoding GNAT family N-acetyltransferase: protein MSAAGARASSPVEILPVTDRAGMERFIRLPHDLMRHDPAWVPPLRLERREALSPAKNPWFQHGEAAFWIARRDGRDVGRISAQDDRLVPGAEGGRPAHFGLLAAEDDAGTFAALLGAAEGWARGRGLRRMLGPFSLSINEQTGLLVSGFDTPPMMMMPHDPPHAGARLEALGYAKARDMFAYISPVTGALPPAAARMVARGLPSGVTLRPLRRAALRQEVEALIGIYNEAWAGNWGFVPFTAAEVAHLAAELKPLLNERLVWFAEMRGRPVAFAVCLPNLNEAIRDLSGRLLPLGWAKLLWRLKVSGVSTARVPLMGVRPQLQSGLLGRVLPLFLVEALRREAHALGIRQIEMSWVLEDNLPMRHLAEALGAQAYKTYRIYGKTL from the coding sequence GTGAGCGCGGCCGGCGCGCGGGCTTCCTCCCCCGTCGAGATCCTCCCCGTCACGGACCGCGCGGGGATGGAGCGTTTCATCCGGCTGCCGCACGACCTGATGCGGCACGATCCCGCCTGGGTGCCGCCGCTGCGGCTGGAGCGGCGGGAGGCGCTGTCCCCAGCGAAGAACCCCTGGTTCCAGCATGGCGAGGCGGCCTTCTGGATCGCGCGGCGGGACGGGCGCGACGTGGGGCGCATCAGCGCGCAGGACGACCGGCTGGTGCCCGGGGCGGAAGGCGGGAGGCCGGCGCATTTCGGGCTGCTGGCCGCCGAGGACGATGCCGGGACCTTCGCGGCGCTGCTGGGCGCCGCCGAGGGCTGGGCGCGCGGCCGTGGCCTGCGGCGGATGCTGGGGCCGTTCAGCCTTTCCATCAACGAGCAGACGGGGCTCCTGGTCTCGGGCTTCGACACGCCGCCGATGATGATGATGCCGCATGACCCGCCCCATGCCGGTGCGCGGCTGGAGGCGCTGGGCTATGCCAAGGCGCGGGACATGTTCGCCTATATCAGCCCGGTGACCGGGGCGCTGCCGCCGGCGGCGGCGCGGATGGTGGCGCGCGGCCTGCCCTCCGGCGTCACGCTGCGGCCGCTGCGGCGCGCGGCGCTGCGGCAGGAGGTCGAGGCGCTGATCGGCATCTACAACGAGGCCTGGGCGGGAAACTGGGGCTTCGTGCCCTTCACCGCCGCCGAGGTGGCGCATCTGGCCGCGGAGCTGAAGCCGCTGCTGAACGAGCGGCTGGTCTGGTTCGCGGAGATGCGGGGGCGCCCCGTCGCCTTCGCCGTCTGCCTGCCGAACCTGAACGAGGCGATCCGCGACCTGTCGGGACGGCTGCTGCCGCTCGGCTGGGCGAAGCTGCTGTGGCGGCTGAAGGTGTCGGGTGTCTCCACCGCGCGCGTGCCGCTCATGGGGGTGCGGCCGCAGTTGCAGTCGGGGCTGCTCGGGCGCGTTCTGCCGCTCTTCCTGGTGGAGGCGCTGCGGCGGGAGGCCCACGCCCTGGGCATCCGGCAGATCGAGATGTCCTGGGTCCTGGAGGACAACCTGCCCATGCGGCATCTGGCCGAGGCCCTGGGGGCACAGGCCTACAAGACCTATCGCATCTACGGAAAGACGCTGTGA